The Lycium ferocissimum isolate CSIRO_LF1 unplaced genomic scaffold, AGI_CSIRO_Lferr_CH_V1 ctg22025, whole genome shotgun sequence genomic interval TGTAATTGCTTTCTTCCATTTTCCTTAAAGATggtaattttcttctttttatgaGAAATTTAGATTGGAGGTGTTAGTATTTGTTTTTAAAACTGCAAAAATTTGCACTTTGTTTTTATTTCACTCTGTTAGGTTAGTAACTACATATATTTTCGCTTTTTATACTCCTGCCTTCTAGCATTGAGCACATTTAGGGCAATTTTTACCAAATTTGAGTCCAGCACTTGAATAATTTCGTGCAATCTCTGTTTacttaattaaaaaacaaatcaaTGACAACAAGGAGATAGGAGTTGAATGTACAGTCTAGACTTTCATCAATCACATTTGCTTCATATTTTGCATCCTCGATGAAATTGGTTTGGCATATCTGGATTTTGTGGGTATCCAATTTAGAGCTCTGTTtctttgggacagagggagtatctgTTTGCTTAGAAGTAATAATATTCCTTAAATGTGAGATTTATGTCTGCACAATACGAGGATAGAGCATACAACTATTTTCATCATATGATGCTGCATAAGAATCCCTTGCATCAGGCTTGCATTGTGAAACTGTATATTTTGGTGCCGTGTTACTTCTGAAATAAATAGATGTCTTGCTGCATGTTTCAGTACCGTGTTACTTTTGATTTTGGTTTGGTAAAATGTTGTTTAGAGGGTGATATTGGTACTCAAAAATAAAGCAGAATGCCCAATCTATTTAGGAAGTAAGGAATTTCCGtagaaaaaattgaaacaaagtgGGAAAGGACCACTTTTGAAGTCACAATTCCCTTCATTTCGACGTCAGAATACAGCAGATACAATATATGATTGCATAATATCAGTACTCTCTTTTTGCAATTAGTTTAGGAATTAGAAAGAGAACATTTATTTACTTCATCTACTCCTTATTCCTACTTGCAAATAGTTAATAGATTTAATTTTTACAGGGATATATCTGCCAGGGTGATGCTTTGATAGATTTGGACCAAACTGATGCAGCCGAGAAGTCATACTCCATGGCCTTAGATTTAGATCCATTCACCCGTCGTTCAAAATCTATCAAGGTGCAGTTCATGTTTGTTGTAGTTCTAGAGTATAATTGGTTTAGCTTTTTGCATCAGTTCTGCACTGCAAATCCTATGACTTAAGTTTATTGTTTAAGGTCAACTTCCTTGCATTAACTTTTGACAAAACCAAACAAGAATACAGAATTTCTTAAGCCTATGAAGGTGCCATTTGAGAAGTAATATaaatttgatatagttcatttGGTAGTAACTTAAATCCGGTTATAACATGGTAGAAGTCTTTAGTCTAGCCAGTTGTGTCAATAACCAAATAACTTCTTCAATAGGTAATATCCTTTTAACTGATAATGTGGCTCCAATAAGATAAGGGTAGAAAAGCACATAAAAAGCCAGATTGTACAATTTACACCCATATTGGAGGAACAAACAGTTTTAAGCTTTAAATTCCTAAGTAAAACTGAAAAGATTTACCAAGTTATGAATTTGCTTCAAGTTCTTTgggaaatttaattttaaagttttatgtttcaaactaaaaataaaagtcCGGCATGCCCATGAAAGTCTCACAGCTTTTTGTGATTGTGGTAGTACACTTCATGTGTCTCTGTAGGTAGAGAGATCTGCCAATGCACACTACTAAGCTAATCCATGTGGAGGGTGGTGTTTGTTAAAATGTTTTGGTTGCTGCTAGGTATGAGTATGACATAGTGGTTACAATGAGTTCCATTAGTAAAGATATAATGGCATTATTTTAAATGGAAAAATCGGACTGTTAAGGTGTTAAATTATCCTATTAATTTCAGGGCGTATGATCGTCTTTGCGATAAATTTTGTTGAATATCTGAGAATTGTTCATATACAACTCTCTTATTCATGAATTAACCATTAAATATGTCACAAGATGAAGACTCTCAAAGACGTATTTGCTCTCTCCTGATGGTCTGCAATCAGATTCTTATCTTTTCACGGTCTCCTGATTGCTGCAaattgacaagaaaaaaaaacacacatacCTTTGTCAATAGCTTTAACAAAGTTATCTTCTTCTAGGATTCTGACGAGTTATAGAAGCAGAGGCGGCCTCTACTCGCTCAATTCTTCTCACCCATCCTTCTGAAGGTTAATATTTGTTAATTAGCCACCAGAAATGTGGAGGTCACTGTTAAGAATCAATTATATATCATGCCTTAATTTTTCAGGCATTTTCAGTTACCGTCTTGGTGAATGGGGAGACAAGAGCCAGGCATGCCAACTGCTTATCAAGAGTAGTAGCATAAAATCTGCATTAACTTCTAATATAGCTCCTTATTTTAGCAATTGTATCAACTTTTCAGCTTGCCACCATTGGTTTGGCTGCTGATGAGAATCCACTAGGAGTTCTTCTTGGAGGAATACTGTAGGTTACTCCTTTGCGTAAAGCCTTATGTTATTGACTTCTTATGTTCTCAACTATGAATGCCATTCTAATATTGCTTTCTGGCTCTGTGCAACGTTTGAAGTCAGAAAAAGATGTCAACTAATCTTTCTGATGATTAGGAttatagttgaaaaaaaaaaaaagagttaaagaCATTAATACAAGCACTCTCGGATATAAATAGTCACATAATTGAGGTCGAGAATCAGTTAGATAAGCTGTTATATGAGTTAATCTTTCTCAGGGGACAAGCTTTATGTATTGCTTTCCTAGGAGGGAAATGCCTCACATCTTCAATAATATCAGTGACATGGCTGTTAAAAAGCTTTCTTGGTATATTATCATCtcattatacatattttataaagAAGGGATATGGTGTAATTGGATATATTCCTGTACGTATATCTATCTTGGACTGATTAGCGAGGTGGAAGCTGCAAGGTCTAATGATCATAACTTGattctcttttatgttatgtCATTTACACTTTCAACATTGATATATAGGACTTGGTATATATGGTTCAGGGCGTACATTAGGCTGCTATAAAGTGCAACGGGAGGGAGGCAAACACTAATTTTGAGCTAAGCACATATGAAGGGGAATGAAGTTCTAAGGCTGATAATGGAGGTAGTATATTAAGGCTTTCCCACATATTTGGAATCCATTATGATTGTTGTCCCTTTTAAGTCCTGTGCTTATCGTGTTTAACGACATATTTTTTCCATCCACTACCATCCCTAATGTAATGAACTAGGGAATAGACCCATCTATTTTAGCTGATGACCATGCATTTGCTGAAGCATCTGGGGATGACACTAGAACTTCTAAGGAGTATTATTGGCTGAAAAGGTTGGTTCTTAATATGGCTTAAAGTTATGCACTTCACTATTGTTTTTCAATGTTTAAGGTCTAGATGTTCAAGCAAATGAGTTTGTGTTGCAGATACATACAATATTGTTACCAATTGCCATCCGTGAATGTCAGCTCTACAATGTCAATATTACAAGAAAGTTATGTCAAAATTAGACAGGTAACTATATCAACAGGCGCACTATAGGAATTGTCCAGGATTAGATATCCAGCAACATTTCAGTACAAACCTTTCTTGATTGTGAAAATATTGTACATCTCTCACTGATATTTGCTTCTTCTGATATCTTTTTCAGGATATGAAGCGGCAGTCAAATGAAATGAAACTGGGGAGGCAACAGTAATACCAATTACTCTGCGGCAACTAGAGGCCATAGTGAGGTTGAGTATGTAATAAGAATGAttcaaaaaataagaataacaaATCTGCAATGTGTCACACGTGGTTCATAAACATATGTTTCTAATATCTCTCTCcgcttttttttccctttgtcacaatccgcgcatcgcgcgggtacgtatactagtattattaaaaagaggatagtttgcCATAGGATTGTGACAACTGTCAGCGTAGGATAATGCCACGTGgtagttttaggacaaaaaataattaattagttagtaattagttattagttattgtttttaatttaaaaataattaaatttcaatatCTAGGAAACATATACCTCTATATATTGGATTTAAGttaaattaacaaataaaaaatttagattacaacataaattatttgaatttgatttgaaaactaACTCCAAGTGCACGTCACTTACCCCATTTCCCCACTAActcacaaacacacacacatgcatgcacggttaaaatttttaaaagtttaagaaaatttaaaacatgttttttggattttctttttatagtaaattttattttcagaaaaacaTAAGAATACTAAACCTTTTTTGGGCTCCTTCTTTGTAGCAAGTAAAATACAAGTTTTTgtctcctttttttattttattaaatttgtatgtaTCCAAACCACTACCCTAAGCAGTTTAAGTTTTTGAATTGGGAATTATctgtaattatttttcataGTTAAAGTTTATCATTATCAAGACACAATCACTCTCAAAATATAATACACTTCAACTAGGTACATGGAAACATTATTTTGAAATGAATTttacaaatatttttcatgagtcACATTTTAGACTTTTACTACGTAAATATTGTTTACATTTTTCAAAACGAAAGAACATTTCCAAGAGTAACCCATGTTTTCattagttttttaaatttaaaattaattacaaCTGATGTTTTACAGTTAAAAGTATTTGTTGTGCTTgatcacaagttttaaaaatatctaAGTTTTTAAGGAaacatatacatctatatattgcaaattacttattttgaaacCTATTTTGCTTAAATGCCTATGTAGAT includes:
- the LOC132043221 gene encoding DNA replication licensing factor MCM5-like, with the protein product MKGNEVLRLIMEGIDPSILADDHAFAEASGDDTRTSKEYYWLKRYIQYCYQLPSVNVSSTMSILQESYVKIRQDMKRQSNEMKLGRQQ